The Polaromonas sp. SP1 DNA window CGCCAGGTCGTCCAGCGATGCATCTTTCTTCGCGTCAAACCACTGCACCGACCAGTTGAGCGCGCCGAAGATCAACAGGCGCGCGAGCTTCACCGGCCCCTTGAGCTGGCCCGCTTTGGCCAAGGCCTCCAGCACCGGCGCCCAGACGGCTTCGTAGTCGCTTTGCAGCTTGGCCAGCAGGCTGCGTTGCCGTGCGGTGATAGAGCGCGACTCATACAGCATCACCGGAATGAAGTCGCTGCCGGGGCCGAGCAGCACGTCAAAGTGGTTGCGGATCAGCACGCGCAGCAGCGCCGGCGCTTCAGCCGTGGAAAGCCCCGCCGCCTGCAGGGCCGCGGCCTGGCGCTGCAGGGCCGAACGCATGCCCTCTTCCATCACGGCGTTGAGGATTTCCGCCTTGCTTTTGAAGTGGTAGAAGGGCGAGCCGCTGTGCATGCCGACAGCGGCCGCGATGTCGCGCGTGCTGGTGGCGTCAAAGCCTTTTTTACGGAACAACCGGGCGGCGGTGTTGACGAGTTCGACCCGCCGGTTGCCGTCGTCACGCTCGTCCAGTGTTTTGCGCGGGCGGCCGCGTGGGCGTTTTTCAGCGGCGCCGGCCTCGGGTTTTGTTCGGGTTTGAGGTTGCGCAGGTACTCGCGGGGCGGGGCGCGATCGCGCGGCAGGTTTGTCCATAAGGGCAGACCATATCAAAACCCGGTATTTTTAGCAAGCACGTGCTTTGTGAAAATACCTTGCGAACGACATCCCTGTCAGCGAGCGGTGTTCTTTCTCGCGGGTGCAGCTTTCGCAGACGCCCCGACCTGTGGGTGCGTACCGTGAATGTGGTCGGCATGGCCCTTTCCTGCGGGCGCACGGCTGTGTTCCAGCGCAGCTTTTTCCAGCCCGCTCAGGATGCCGCATGAAGCGCTGGCCTGGCCGCTGGCGCATTGCTCGCGCAGCAGCTTCAGGTCTTTCTCAAGTGCCTTGAGTTCACGGATGCGCGCCGCGACATGGCCGATGTGTTCGTCCAGCAGCGCGTTGATGTCGGCGCAGCTTTCATCCGGTGCGTCCTTGAAGTCCAGCAGCGTGCGGATCTCGCCCAGCGTCATGTCCAGTGAGCGGCAGTGGCGGATAAAGGCCAGGCGCTGCACATGGCTTTCGTCGTACACGCGGTAGTTGGCGTCGGTGCGCGCGGCTTCGGGCAGCAAGCCCTCGCGCTCGTAATACCGGATGGTTTCCGCCTGGGTCTGCGTGGCCTTGGCCAGTTCTCCAATTTTCATCATGGGCTCCATCAGGTGCGGATTGCCGCCTCGCCGACCCTTCAGTAGGGGTACTCAGAAGGCGGCCTTGACTCTAAGGTCGCTACAAGGTTTCCAATTAAGCCATGAAAACTGAAAACACACCTGTTATCGACGCGCACAACCACTCCAGCTGCTGCGGCGCCCCTGCGCCTGCGGCCGCCGCGCCCGTGCCGCTGGGCGCCGGCGGGCAACTTTTCCGCATCGCCACCATGGACTGCAGCGCCGAAGAGTCCGACATCCGCCGCGCGCTGGAGCCGATAACCGGCATCCGTTCGCTGGGTTTTCAGCTCGGCGCGCGCACGCTTCGGATCGAAGCGTCCGAAGGCGCTTATCCGCTGGCGCTGGAGGCGATTCGCAAAGCCGGGTTTGATCCGAAACCTGCCACCTCCACCAATGCATCGCAAAACGGTGACCATGCGGGGCACGACCACAGCCACGATCACGCCCATGACCACAGCGAAGGTCACGGCTTCAGCAGCGGCGTCACGCGCCTGGTCGCGGCACTGGTGCTGGCGGTCGGCGCTGAAGCGGTGTCATTCTTTGCACCCGACGTGATGGCCTGGAAGCTGGCCGGCATGGCCATCGCCGCCGTGGCCATTGCGCTGGCCGGCCTGGACACCTACAAAAAAGGCATGGCCGCACTGCTGCGCGGCAAGCTCAATATCAACGCGCTGATGTCGGTGGCCGTGACCGGCGCCTTCCTGATCGGCCAGTGGCCCGAAGCCGCCATGGTGATGGCGCTGTATGCGATAGCCGAGCTGATTGAAGCCAGGGCCGTGGACCGTGCGCGCAATGCCATCAAGGGCCTGCTGGACATGGCGCCCGACGAAGCGCTGATGCGGGGCGCAGACGGCGTTTGGTCAGCCACGCCGGTCGCCGCCGTGCCGCTGGAGGCCGTGGTGCGCATCAGGCCGGGTGAACGCGTGCCGCTGGACGGCGAGGTGACGCTGGGCCACAGCGCCGTCAACCAGGCGCCCATCACGGGCGAGAGCATCCCGGTCGACAAGGAACCCGGCGACGCCGTCTTTGCCGGCACCATCAACGAAACCGGCGAGATCGAAGTGCGTGTCACGGCAGCCGCCGACAACACCACGCTCGCGCGCATCATCCACGCCGTTGAGCAGGCGCAAGGCAGCCGCGCGCCGACACAGCGTTTTGTCGACCGCTTTGCCGCCGTCTACACACCGGCGGTGTTTGCCATCGCCGTCGCCGTGGCGGTGCTGATGCCGCTGCTGGCGGGCCTGACATGGCAGGAGTCGCTCTACAAGGCGCTGGTGCTGCTGGTGATCGCCTGCCCCTGTGCGCTGGTGATTTCCACACCGGTCACCGTGGTGAGCGGCTTGTCGGCGGCGGCGCGCCGGGGCATCCTGATCAAGGGCGGCACCTACCTTGAAGAGGCGCGCCTGCTCAAGGCCGTGGCACTCGACAAGACCGGCACCATCACCGAAGGCAAGCCCCAGCTCGTGGACTGGCGCGCCTGGGGCGGCGCCGATGCAGCAACGGCCGCGCAGCTGGCCGGCGCCATGGCCTCACGCTCGGACCATCCGGTGTCCAAAGCCATTGCCGCAGGATTGAACGTTGAGACTGCCGATGTGCAGGCCTTCAAAGCCTTGCCGGGCCGGGGCGTTGAGGGAGCCATCGCCGGCAAGCGCCTGGTGCTGGGCAATCACCGCCTGATCCATGAACTCGGCTTGTGCGGGGTAGAACTTGAAGCCGAGCTCGCCCGGCATGAACAACAAGGCCGCACCGTGACGCTGCTGGCTGACGATGCACACGTGCTGGCGCTCTTTGCCGTGGCCGACACCATCAAGGAGACCTCACGTCAGGCGATTGCCGACCTGAAGGCACTGGGTGTTACGCCGGTGATGCTGACCGGCGACAACGCCGCCACCGCGCAAGCCATCGCTGCGCAAGCCGGCATTGCAGACGCGCGCGGCGACCTGCTGCCCGAGGCCAAACTCGCCGCCATCCAGGCGATGCAGCAACGCTACGGCGCCACCGGCATGACGGGCGACGGCATCAACGACGCACCCGCGCTGGCGCAGGCCGACATCGGCTTTGCCATGGGCGGGGCCGGCGCCGACACCGCCATGGAAGCGGCCGACGTGGTGATCATGAACGACAACCTGGAGCGTGTGGCCGAAACGGTGCGGCTGTCAAAGCGCACGCACGCCATCCTGTGGCAGAACATCAGCCTGGCGCTGGGCATCAAGAGCGTCTTCCTGGTGATGGCCGTCTTTGGCACGGCCACGATGTGGATGGCGGTGTTTGCCGACATGGGCGCCAGCCTGCTGGTGGTGGGCAATGGTTTCCGTTTGCTGCGCAAGCAGCAAAAGTGATGGCGACAGACCACACCCGCAATACCTACGTGCAGCTGATGCTCGGTTTCAGTCAGAGCGTCGGCCAGGATCACGAATTACGTTGGGCATGGCTGATGGCCGCGCACATTGTGGGCCAGCAAAATTCTGGTTTGCATTGGCGCAGCCACATCGCCATGCTGCGGTTTGCGTTAAAGACGCGGGACTACCCCGAAGCGGCAGGCCAGCTGATGCGCCTGAGCCTGGTGCCCCTGGGGCATCTCGCAGGCCGGCTTCCTGCCGGGAACCACGGGCGCGCCACTGTCAGTGCATTCACGCCCATGCCCGTCGACCCCTCTCTTGGGGAGCTGATTTCGCAAGCTCACCAAAAAGAGAGATGAAGCGCCACTTCAACGGGTGAAGCGGCGTCATTCGGTCCGAGTGGTTCTTAGCGCTCGACCGTCTTGTTCCAGCGCGCGTTCCAGGCCGGGCGGTTTTCGTTGATCGCATCCCAGTCCACGGCGATCGCCGTCTTCATGTACTCGTTCATCTGCGCCACCAGTGCGCCGGCCTTGCCCGAGGCTTTGGTTTTGGGGTTGGACGGAATCTGGTCGCCGAATTCCAGCGCCGCGGCCTGGGCTTCAGGCGACAGCAGGTATTGCGCCAGCTTGTGCGCCAGCGCGGGCTCACTGTTTTTGGCAATCACGCATTCGCCGACCGTCAGCACCGCCGAGCCTTCCTTGGGCTGCACGTATTCGACCGGCAGGCCCTTGTCCTTGAGCACGCCGACGGCCGTCGGTGTGAGCGGGAACATCGCGGCTTCACCCGTCTGCACCATCTCGGCCAGCTTGGCGGAGCTGGGGATGTACTCGAGCACATTGGGGCCGATGGTGGTGGGCCAGGCCTTGAAGCCGGGCTCGACGTTCTTGTCATTGCCGCCCTGGATGCGGTTGAACAGCAGAAAACCGTGCAGGCCGAAGGTGGACGAGGACAGCGACTGGAACACCACCTTGCCCTTGTATTTCGGGTTGGCCATGTCCATCCACGAGGTGGGCGGCGCCCAGCCTTTTTCGGTGAACATCTTCTTGTTGTAGGCGATGCCGGTCATGCCGATGTTGACGCCGGCGGCCATGTCGCCCTTGAAGCGTGCGGTCGGGAAGAGGTCGTTCAGCGCGGGCGTGGCCTGCATCTTCTCGCACAGGCCCATGCCGATGGCGCGGTACATGATGCCGTCGTCCAGGAACATCACATGCATCTGCGGGTTGTCCTTGTTGGCCTGCGCCTTGGCCAGGATGTCGGACGAGGTGCCGGGCACCACCACCACCTTGACGTTATTGGCTTTCTCGAACGCACCGAAGACATGCTCGGTGTAGGTTTTTTCCATGGTGCCGCCGTTCATGCCGATGTACAGCGTCTTGGTCTGCGCCATGGCGTTGCCGCCGGCCAGGCTGGCGGCCGCAAGGGCCAGGCACACCGCGGTGGCGCGGGTGGACAGGAATCGTGAGGATGTTTTCATGAAAGGCTCCTGGTGGCTTGGTGGGTGAGTGAATGAATGAATGGATGGATGGAATCAATGGGAGGAAGCAAGGACGGACGAGGCAACAGCGGAAGGGACAAGGCCGGCGGTTGCCGCACGCGGACTTGCTGAGAAACGGGTCACCGAGAACGCGTCGATGGGTGTGACGCTCTCGCCGTCACGCACCAGGTCGGCCAGCACGGCGCCCACACCAGGGCCCAATTGAAATCCGCCGCCGGCAAAACCGAATGCATGAATCAGGCCCGGTGTGGTGGCGCTGGGGCCTATCACCGGCAGGCGGTCGGGCAGGTAGCCTTCGGTGCCGCTCCAGGTGCGGATGATGTGGGCGTTTTTGAGCGCCGGCAGCAGCTCGACGGTTTGCTGCATCAGCCCGGCCATGCCGCTGCGCTGCGCGCGGGCGCGCTGGTCGTCCAGCGCATAGCCCCGGCCGCCGCCGATGACGCAGTTGCCACGCGCCACCTGGCGGGCATACACACCGCCGCCTTCCACGCCCAGGCTCAGATTCATGAACACGGGCAGCGGCTCGGTCACCGCCATCTCGGGGTGGCCGGACTCCATGGGCACGATGTCGCCGAACTGGCCCGCAATGGTGGCGGCCCAGGCGCCGGCGCAATTGAGCAGGTGTTGGGCACGCACTTCCAGCACACTGCCCGAGCGCAGCACAAATTCGGTGCCGTCATGTGCGGCTTGATCCACACGCGTCTGCTCGCGGATGTCGGCGCCCAGGCGTTTGGCGGCCAGCGCAAAGGCCGGCGACACCAGGCGCGGGTTGGCCTGCCCGTCTTCGGGGCACAGCGAAGCACCCACGGCAGCCTTGCCCAGCCAGGGGCAGCGTTCTCGCAGCGCGCGCGTCGAGAGCATTTGCAGGTCCATGCCAAAGCCGTGTGTGCGCTCGCGGTAGTTTTCGAGCGAAGCCAGGTCGGCCTCGCTGCGCGCAATCTTCAAATGGCCCGAGCGCAGGTATTCGCCGTCGGTGCCGATGAGTTCAGGCAGCTGTGCCCACAGGCCCTGCGCACGCTGCGACAGCGGCAACTGGCTGAGCGGCCGGCCCTGGCGGCGCACGCCGCCGTAGTTGACCCCGCTGGAGCGAGAGCCGCACAGGTCGCGCTCGAGCAGCACCACCGACAAGCCCATGCGGCGCAGGAACAGCGCCGCCGATGAACCCATGATGCCGCCGCCGATGATGGCGACGTCGGCTTTGAGGCGCTCCATCATGCAGCCTCCTGTTGGATCGCCGGTGCAACCACGGCCGAAAACGGCAGCGGCTTGATGGGCGACTGACCGCGCAGGCGGCCCACGGCGTCAGGCTGGGCAGCACAGGCGTGCGCGAGGATTTCAGCCGCCGCCACACCGCAGGTGCGGCCCTGGCAGCGGCCCATGCCGACGCGTGTCAGCGCCTTCAGGCGGTTCATCTCGCGCGCGCCGGTGTCGGCCACGCAGCGGCGCAATTCGCCGGCGTTGATTTCTTCGCAGCGGCAGACCACCAGCTCGTCCGGCGCAGACGCAGCCCAACCGGCGGGAAAAGGAAATGCCCGCTCCAGCCCCCGGCGAAACGAGGCGACAGCGGCCAGGCGGTTTTCAAGCGATGCTGCGCGCGCTGCATCAACTGTCTTTCCGGCATCAGCCAACAGCGCCAACGCAGCGCGTTCGCCCGCCCACTCGGCCGCATCGGCGCCCATGATGCCGGCGCCGTCGCCTGCGAGGTACACGCCGGGCACGCTGGAGCGGCCCGCAGCATCGCGCTCGGGCAACGCACCGCGTTGCAGTTTGTCGTAATGGAAACGGCAGCCCAGCAAATCAGGCAATTGCGTTTCGGGCCGCAGCGCATAACCAAAGCCCACGCCGTCGCAATCGATGTGGTGGTCACGGCCCGCCTTGCGCCAGTGCATGGCCTGCACGCGCTCGCCGCCGGTGGCGCGTGTCAGCTCAACACCCTGATGCACGGCAATGCCATGCAGCCGCAGCCAGCCCAGGTAAAACAGGCCCTTGGCAAACAGCGTGGGCTGGCCCAGCATGGCGGGCGCTGCCGCAGCCTTGTCGGCAAAACGGGCCGTGTCGAGCACCGCGACCACCTGGGCGCCGGCCTTGGCATATTGGTAAGCAATCAGGTACAGCAAGGGCCCGGTACCGGCAAACACCACACGCGAGCCAATCGCACAGCCCTGGAACTTGAGCGCGACCTGCGCAGCGCCCAGCGCATAGATACCTGGCAAAGTCCAGCCCGGGAAAGGCAGCACACGGTCCGTCGCACCGGTGGCGACGATGAGGTGGCTGTAGGGCAGCGTGCTCATCTCCCCCTGGCGAAGCAGGTCCAGCTGGCTGGCCTCGGCGCTCCAGACCAGCGTGTCGGGACGGTAGTCGATCTTGTCCAGGATGCCGGCCATGGCGCTGTGCACCGCGTCGGCGCGGCTTGCTTCAAAACCGTAGAGCGTTTTCTTGGTGCGGGTAAAGCCCGGCGGCGGCTGGCGGTAGATCTGGCCGCCCCAGCGCAGCGCCTCATCCACCACCACCGGCCTGATGCCGTGCGCCACCAGCGTCTGCGCCGCACGAATACCGGCCGGCCCGGCGCCCACAATGACGGCCCGCACGCTCATACCGGGCCCTCCGCGCCCGTCACCAGCCGCATGCCCTCTTCGATAAAGGTGCCGCAGGCGCGCAGACGCCGGCCCGACTCGGTGGCAACCCAGCAGTCCTGGCAGGCGCCCATCAGGCAGAAGCCCGCGCGCGGCTCGCCGCTGAATTCACTGAAGCGCAGCTGCGCGCTGTGCGTCAGCACTGCCGTCAGCACGGTGTCGCCGGCCAGCGCCTTTAATGGTTGCCCATTCAGTACAAAACTCACGGGTGTGCGGCCGCTTTCGGCCACGCGATGGAGCAAAGCCCCGGACTCGGTGATGGGTTTCATTTGTGTCCGACCAGAATCTTGTCGAGGCCGTAGATGCGGTCCAGCACCAGCATGGCCACCGCCGTCAGCGCCACCATGAGCGCCGAGACCGCCGCCATCAGCGGGTCTATCGACTCGGTGGCGTACATGTACATGCGCACCGGCAGCGTCACGGTAGAAGGCGCGGTGACAAAAATCGACATGGTCACTTCGTCAAAGCTGTTGATAAAAGCCAGCAGCCAGCCGCCGGTGACGCCGGGCAAGATCATCGGCAGCGTGACGCGGACAAACACCGTCGCCTGGCTTGCGCCCAGCGAGAGTGCCGCCTGCTCGGCGCTGCGGTCGCTGCCCTCGACCGAGGCCAGCACCAGGCGCAGCACATAAGGCGTGATGATGACCACGTGCGCCAGCGCCAGCCAGAAGAAGCTGCCGGTCGCGCCGATCAGCGAGAAAGTGCGCAGCAGCGCCACGCCCAGCACCAGGTGCGGAATGATGAGCGGCGAGAGAAACAGGCCGTTGAGGAAATCGCGGCCCGGGAAGGTATGGCGCGCAATTGCCAGCCCGGCCGGCACGGCCAGCAAGGTGGCCAGCGTGGCGGAGATGGACGCCAGCCAGAGGCTGTTCTTGAAAGACTGCACAAAGTCCGAGTGCGCAAACACCGCGCGGAACCAGCGCAATGAAAAGTCCGTGGTCGGGATGGCCAGCGTGTTGCCCGGTGTGAAGGCCACCACGCACACGATGACCAGCGGCGCCAGCATGAAAGTAATGACGAGCGCGTTGAAGAGCAGCGCGAGGGGACCGTTTTTGGACATGGTGCGCGCTCCTTATCCGAGAGATTTCTTGTAGGAGCGCTCGAGCACACGGTTGTAGCTCAGCATGATGGCCAGGTTGGCCAGCAGCAGCGTGAGCGCGATGGCCGCGCCCAGCGGCCAGTTGAGCTCGTGCAGGTACTCGTCGTACACCACCGTCGCCACCATCTTCAGGCGCCGCCCGCCCAGCAGGCCCGGAATCGCAAAGGCGCTGGCGGAGAGGCCAAACACAATCAGGCTGCCCGAAAGAATGCCCGGCAGCACCTGCGGAAAGATGATGCGGCGCAAGGTGGTGAAGTGCGAAGCCTGCAGCGACAGCGCCGCGTCTTCCACACCCGGGTCCAGCTTTTGCAGCGAAGTCCACACCGGGATCACCATGAAGGGCAGCATCACATGCACGAGTGCGATGACCACCGCGGCCTCGGTATAGAGAATGCGCATCGACGGCAGGCCGACGGCGCGCATGGCCTGGTTGACCACGCCCTCGGGGCCGAGCAGCATGCTCCAGCCGAAAGCGCGCACCACCACCGACACCAGCAAAGGCGCCAGCACCACCAGCAGCAGGATGGAACGCCACGGGCTGCGCATGCGGCTGAGCACATAGGCCTCGGGCGCACCGACAACGATGCAGATCAGGGTGGTGAGCGCGGAGATCCACAGCGTGCGCCAGAAGATGCCGTGGTAGTAGTCGTCCGTCAACACGGCGGCGTAATGCGCCAGGGTAAAGCTGTTCTTCACGCCGGTGGCGTGGTCAAACACCTGGAAGGACAGCACTGCCGTGAGCGCCAGCGGCACCAGCAGCAGGCAGGCAAACAGCGTGAACGCCGGCGCCGACAGCAGCCAGGGCGTACGTGATGCACTCGCCCGAGCCGGAGCCACTATGGCCGCAGAGCTCATGCCGGCACCCCTTGCGCGCCAGGCAGCAGGCGCACCTGCTGGGCGGCCCAATCCAGGCCGACGTTGGAGCCTTCTTCAGCAGGCGCCGTGCCGTCGTTGGGGCAGACCACCGCGAGTTTGCCGGCGGCGGTCGACACCTGGTAGAGCCACTGGCTGCCGAGGAAAAAACGTTCATGCACCGTGCCGCCAATACGGCCCTGAGCTTCAGGCACCAGGCGGATTTTTTCGGGGCGCAGGCTCAGCACCACGGCGTCGCCTTCTTCCACACCCGGCGCTTCGACCTCCAGCGGCACATTGCCGCCCACACGCACCGTGGCCCAGGGGCCGGTGGCCATCACGCGGCCTTCCAGCAAATTGGCCTTGCCGACAAAGCTCGAGATAAAGCGCGTCTGCGGGTGTTCATACAACCGGTGCGGCTGGTCGATCTGCGTCACGCGGCCGGCTTCCATCACCACCACGCGGTCGCTGATGGACATGGCTTCGGTCTGGTCGTGCGTGACCATCACGGTGGTGGTGCCGACCTTGCGCTGGATCTGCCGCAACTCGAATTGCATTTCCTCGCGCAGCTTGGCGTCGAGGTTGGAGAGCGGCTCATCGAGCAGCAGCACCGGCGGCGAAATGACCAATGCGCGGGCCAGGGCCACGCGCTGGCGCTGGCCGCCCGACAGCTCACGTGGGTAGCGGGCGGCGTGCGCCTCCAGGTGCACCAGGGCCAGCGCGGCTTTCACGCGCTCGGCGCGTTCTTCTTTCGGCACGCGGCGCATCTCCAGGCCGAAGCTCACGTTGTCGTACACGCTCATGTGCGGGAAGAGCGCGTAGCTCTGGAACACGATGCCCAGGCCGCGCGAGTTAGGTTTGGCGTGGGTGATGTCACGGCCGTCCAGCGTGATTTGGCCCGAGCTCACCTCGCAAAACCCCGCAATCATTTGCAAGGTGGTGGTCTTGCCGCAGCCCGAGGGGCCGAGCAGCGAGACAAATTCGCCCTTCTCCACCGACAGGTTCATGTCGGCCACGGCGCGGGTGGCGCCGTAAGACTTGTTCACATTCGCCAGGGTCAAAAAGGACATGGGGAGCACCTCTGCAACAAGGGGAATGACCAGCGCCGCACAAACAAAACGATGTGCAAAACGATGACACCCTGATGACTTCATGCTAGGGCATCCCATAAAAAATCGTCAATAGGTTATTCCGTATAGAGATATCTTTATTTGATTTATTCCGTTTAACGGAATTTATATACACTTAAGGCAATACTGATTCCGCCAAGGGAGACGCCATGAAAGACGATGACAATAGCTCCAGCAGCGTGCAGCGCGCCTTTTCCATCATCCGGGCACTGGCCGCCACGCAGGCCAAGGGCGGGCGTATCACCCACATTGCCAAGGCCACGGGCCTCACGCAGGCGACCACCCACCGCATCCTGCAAAGCCTGGTGGCCGAGCGTGTGGTCGAGCAGGAAACCGGTTCGAAGCTCTACCGACTGAGCATTGATTTTTTTGCGCTGGCCGCACAGGCCGGCAACACCATGGACCTGCGCAGCCTGTGCCGGCCTTCGATGCTGCGGCTGTGTGCCAGCCTGGGCGACACCATCTTTTTGCTGGTGCGCAGCGGCTTTGACGCCGTTTGCCTGGACCGCAGCGAAGGCCCGTTTCCCATCCGCTCGTTCACCGGCGACATCGGCGGGCGCGTGGCGCTGGGCATGGGCCAAGGGGGCCTGGCCATCCTGGCGTTTTTGCCCGAGACCGAGCGCGAAGAAGTGATCCGCTACAACCTGCCGCGTGTGCGTGAGTTCGGCGTGTACGACGAGGTCTACCTGCGCACCGAGATCGAGCGCGTGCGCGAGCTTGGTTATGCCGGGCGCAATACCAACCTGCTGGACGGCATGGCCGGCGTCGGTGTGCCGGTGCTGGACCGCGAAGGCCGCGCCGTCGCCGCGCTCAGCGTGGGCACGATCTCTTCACGCCTGAGCCCTGACCGCCTGCCCACGGTGGTGGAGCTGCTCAAGCGCGAAGCCACGGCCATCAGCGCGCAGATCAATCCATTTGACAGCACGTTGCGGCGGCCGGCGCAGAGCTTGGCGCCGACTGACAACACTTGAGACCCTCGGTGCTCGAGAGCTGCTCACAAACCCAGCGAAGCGGTCCTGGCTAGGCGCGCCGCCGCAGACAGTGCTACAGCACGGCAAGGCGGCGCAACAACGCCAGGAGGGTTTTTGAGCGGCTCAGGGCGCGGCGGCCTGCTCGCGCAGCCAGCCGCGCAACTGCACCAACGGCCGCCAGCTGGTTTTTTGCGAGGGCCAGACCAGGTAGTACGCAAAGTCCGAGCTCAGCGACAAATCAAACGGCACAGCCAGCGTGCCGTCGGCAATATCGTCGGCCACCAGGAAGCGCGGCAGCACCGCGAGCCCCAGCCCGGCTTTAACGGCCTGCGCGATCATGGAAAAGAGCTCGTACTTGGGACCGGTGCCCGCGCCCTGCACGTCGTCAATGCCAGCCAGCTGGAACCAGTCGCGCCAGGCATGCGGGCGCGTGCTCTGGTGGATGAGCGTGAACTTCAACACGTCCGCGGGGCGGCGCAGCTGCCGCTTTTTCATGAGCGCCGGGCTGCACACCACCACGCTGTCTTCGCCCATCAGGTATTCCGATTCCGTGCCGGGCCAGTCGGGTCGGCCGTAGTGAATGGCGGCATCCAGGCCCGTTAATGAAAAATCAAAGGGCTGCAGGCGCGTGGCCAGGTTCAGCGTCACATGCGGATGCGCTTTCAAAAAAGACGGCATGCGCGGGATCAGCCACTTGGTGGCAAAGGTGGGCACCACACCCAACTCCAGCGTGCCGCCCTCGCCTTTGGACGAGACCAGGTCCAGCATCGCGGCCTCGAGTGAATCCAGTGCCGGGCTGACGCGCGCCAGCAGCGAGCGGCCGGCGTCGGTCAGCTCCAGCTGGCGCGGCAGGCGCAGGAAAAGGCTCACATCCAGGTCCTGCTCCAGCCCGAGGATCTGGTGGCTGACCGCGCTCTGGCTCACCGACAGGTCTTGCGCCGCCAGCGTGAAGCTGCCGCGGTGGGCCGCCGCTTCAAAGGCCAGCAAGGCCTGGGTGGAGGGGATTTTCCGGCGCATCGCATGAATATATCTCATGCCTCCATCGAAATACATCCTTTGTGCCTCACACCAAAACTATCGAAAATCCGGC harbors:
- a CDS encoding ABC transporter permease translates to MSKNGPLALLFNALVITFMLAPLVIVCVVAFTPGNTLAIPTTDFSLRWFRAVFAHSDFVQSFKNSLWLASISATLATLLAVPAGLAIARHTFPGRDFLNGLFLSPLIIPHLVLGVALLRTFSLIGATGSFFWLALAHVVIITPYVLRLVLASVEGSDRSAEQAALSLGASQATVFVRVTLPMILPGVTGGWLLAFINSFDEVTMSIFVTAPSTVTLPVRMYMYATESIDPLMAAVSALMVALTAVAMLVLDRIYGLDKILVGHK
- a CDS encoding IclR family transcriptional regulator, whose amino-acid sequence is MKDDDNSSSSVQRAFSIIRALAATQAKGGRITHIAKATGLTQATTHRILQSLVAERVVEQETGSKLYRLSIDFFALAAQAGNTMDLRSLCRPSMLRLCASLGDTIFLLVRSGFDAVCLDRSEGPFPIRSFTGDIGGRVALGMGQGGLAILAFLPETEREEVIRYNLPRVREFGVYDEVYLRTEIERVRELGYAGRNTNLLDGMAGVGVPVLDREGRAVAALSVGTISSRLSPDRLPTVVELLKREATAISAQINPFDSTLRRPAQSLAPTDNT
- a CDS encoding ABC transporter ATP-binding protein — encoded protein: MSFLTLANVNKSYGATRAVADMNLSVEKGEFVSLLGPSGCGKTTTLQMIAGFCEVSSGQITLDGRDITHAKPNSRGLGIVFQSYALFPHMSVYDNVSFGLEMRRVPKEERAERVKAALALVHLEAHAARYPRELSGGQRQRVALARALVISPPVLLLDEPLSNLDAKLREEMQFELRQIQRKVGTTTVMVTHDQTEAMSISDRVVVMEAGRVTQIDQPHRLYEHPQTRFISSFVGKANLLEGRVMATGPWATVRVGGNVPLEVEAPGVEEGDAVVLSLRPEKIRLVPEAQGRIGGTVHERFFLGSQWLYQVSTAAGKLAVVCPNDGTAPAEEGSNVGLDWAAQQVRLLPGAQGVPA
- a CDS encoding LysR family transcriptional regulator codes for the protein MRRKIPSTQALLAFEAAAHRGSFTLAAQDLSVSQSAVSHQILGLEQDLDVSLFLRLPRQLELTDAGRSLLARVSPALDSLEAAMLDLVSSKGEGGTLELGVVPTFATKWLIPRMPSFLKAHPHVTLNLATRLQPFDFSLTGLDAAIHYGRPDWPGTESEYLMGEDSVVVCSPALMKKRQLRRPADVLKFTLIHQSTRPHAWRDWFQLAGIDDVQGAGTGPKYELFSMIAQAVKAGLGLAVLPRFLVADDIADGTLAVPFDLSLSSDFAYYLVWPSQKTSWRPLVQLRGWLREQAAAP
- a CDS encoding ABC transporter permease, producing MSSAAIVAPARASASRTPWLLSAPAFTLFACLLLVPLALTAVLSFQVFDHATGVKNSFTLAHYAAVLTDDYYHGIFWRTLWISALTTLICIVVGAPEAYVLSRMRSPWRSILLLVVLAPLLVSVVVRAFGWSMLLGPEGVVNQAMRAVGLPSMRILYTEAAVVIALVHVMLPFMVIPVWTSLQKLDPGVEDAALSLQASHFTTLRRIIFPQVLPGILSGSLIVFGLSASAFAIPGLLGGRRLKMVATVVYDEYLHELNWPLGAAIALTLLLANLAIMLSYNRVLERSYKKSLG